The genomic stretch GGTTCCGTCAGGGAAACACACCGCCGTTCCAGTACACGTTCAGCAGCTAGTAAACAGCCTTCGCCAACACCGCGATGCTCTCTGGCTCGAACATTTCCGCCTAGAAAGATTGCCTGCATTTACACTTTTGGGGAGACCGCAGCGAACAGTTATCCGAAGGACGGTGTCTGCGATTACGCCATTTACGTCCACCTCCATTACGAAGACAGTGGCTTCCACGGTAAGAAGCTCCCTTTATGTGTGGTAGTACTCAGGCTAGGTACCGTGGAAGTACATCTCAAAACAATGAGCAAAAAGGAATTATCCCTGTTTCTAATTATTCGTCTGCACAGGCATCGACGACCTTGCGCTCGAAGGTACGTGGCCGTCACACACGCAGTGTGTGGGAACGCCATCATCgaaattttgtttgttttcaggCACAACCTTAGGATCATTTTTAGAAAAGTCGAAGAACTCCCGGAAGACCATCTTTTTGGCAACCCTTGCCTCGGAAATGCTGGGCAGAAATGACCGTATCTTATCTCCTGCATTCGTAAAACACTTTAAAACGCTTCGGACCGCCTCCAATATACGGGGTTTCGGAATATTCCACGAGTACCACACTGGTCACGCTCTTCTGAGTCAACGTCACGAGTTGACCAACCTTTTGAACGTATGTTTTTAATAGTTGCGTTACCTGTGTGTTTATCTGAAATATCGCGTTTGTACAGGCCTTACGCAGTCGTTTAAAGCGTATTCGAGGCTCCACAGTGTTCTTGGGTGTCCGGCTACAGAGGCTTCAGAAACTTTCGGAAGCCTCCCAATATTTTCAAGCATTAAATACAGTTCTGACGTAAGACTGATAACCTATTTGTACATGTTCTTTGCCGAACACTGCAACGCAATATTCATGTTACAGGAAACCAACCTTATTTATTTTGATAACGCACGTTAGCGCACACCATGAACCCGTTCCAGAACCAACTTCAGCTTGGACAGCACATTCCTTCAATGATCCCGACGTCACCTCTCTCGTAAGCCCTACACAATGTTCATAATTGCACATTATCTATCCAATTGTATCACAGTCGCAATCACAATAATGGCCTTCCCCAAACAGGAGATAGGCCTGGAATTTCTGAAATTCTTCACTCCATCTCTGCCTAATATAACATTCTTCATGAGTTTTACCCTGGCTGTGGTACAGTACAATGGAGCTAACAATGCGGGACCTCCAGCCAACCTGGGAAATATTTGCAAGGCTATTTCGTACGTTCCGTACCGACAGGTATGTGCGATCCATACTGACCCATTCTGTGCAGACCGTCCACGAAGCAAGGTCCCTTTGTGATATTCTAGGGCTGCGTTGACCGAGGCTTTATCTTAAATGAATACGACTCTAACGAAATGGTAGTGTTCGAAGTGAACACGCAGGAGCAAGTGGATCGCTGCTACGAGACCGTGAGAACACTCTCGGAAAAGGTACAGAATGGCCACCTCATGCTCGAAACATAACATTCGGATCCTATATTTCAGATAGACCGGGTGCAATCGCAAGACGACAGAGGGAATATCGGGTGGGCCCTCTTCAATGCGGAGTTTGAGGACAACACGGACACCGGATGCACCCGTGATTCAAGACCATTTCCAAGAATTCGCGCTGTCCGAAAACGGCTTCGTGCAAATATGTCAAGGTCGGGTGCTCCTGGCACGTCGATGACATGCAAAGAGAAGTTGACATAGCTTCTGCGCAATGAACAATTCGTTATTATACTGTATTCACCCTCGCTGAACATCATCATGCGATTACCATTAATTGCACGAAGTGTATAATGCCGTTAGGAAGCATGATCATCTACAGGAAAAGGCCTTTAATCATATTAAAAGCAGGCCGCAACACTTTGGCAGTACCCGAATGTCGCTCATAAAAGCATTTGCGTAGATCATGGGATTTGCTCTTGTCACGCATTCATTAAGCTAATTTTCGCAACTAAACACGAAAGATTGCCGACCAAAGGTAACATTTTACTACGGCAGCTGTTAACGGGAAAGTTTCATGAGATCGTCGTATCtgcggaacaaaaaaaaacccTCGCCTCTCCGCGCCAGAGATGAGGAGGAGTGAGGAGCGCGCATATAGGTGGTTAAAGGGAATGCGTCGCGAGTGAGAGGTAGGGCAATGGGGGTGAGACATTAGGGAGTTTTGGCACATCGGAAGCGTTCCAGGGAGACAAACCAAAAACAAATCAAACGTTTCAGGTCCAAGGTCAACAACGTGATGGTTCCGCTTCAGAGGGATCAGATGTTTGGCGTACCATGTTTGCGAAACCGTTATCGGAAAGACCTTCTAATCTGCTAAGTGTCTTTTAATCCTTCCAATCGCTCCCTACTGTACCGGCGCCGCGAAAAGTAGAGCAACGAGGGTGACCAGTGCAACGCCCCCCAAAAGCGCGTTTTTCGCATTACCTTGAACCCCTGGCGCTGGTACAGGtcgcatcagagttaacttgaacgccattccgggTGATGCTTAGTAGAAATAACTGCGAAGGGTGTTTTGTTCATCTATTTACAGTTCGAGGGGTGACCCTCGTTATGAAAGCGTTGTTTTCTGCTAGGCGTTGCCAGGGTGGCTCGCTTCCCGCTTCGGAGGCTGGAGCGGGGCGGCGTTCAAGTTACGATAATGAAATTTTGAACGTGATGAGCTGCAGAACTGTCGAACTGAGGGGAACTACATGCGGGAACCACATAAACTAAAGGACACACGCACCGAAGAATCTCGTCAGCCGCGAAGCATATAGTTGCAAGCCCTCCGTAGTGACGGCACGAAAAACGTGCTCTCTACCTCACCGAACACCTCCCAACGGGAAGCATCATATGAACCAGCAACTCGCCTTTCCAAATTTATAAACACCAACATACGTTTCATCGTATCTCCCTCTCTCACAAGATATGTTTTCATAATTCGCTACTAAAACACGGCCTCGTAACCCCtcagtaatatatatatatatatctgtgaGGATGGAACACACGCATAAGGTGCATCTTCTCTTCTCTTTGCATGGGCAGGAGGagctattagggagttttaatACATCGCGCACGCCGTCCGAAAACAGTACGAGAAACCCAAGGTGTCAGACGATCGTTCGTGACGGAATCCAGAACGTTATCATGAGCATGTTCCGATGGAACTGAAACTTGTTGTGTTGGGAAAGCCAGTAGAGTAGCGAATAACTAGGAGGGCAGTAACCAGT from Ornithodoros turicata isolate Travis chromosome 4, ASM3712646v1, whole genome shotgun sequence encodes the following:
- the LOC135391427 gene encoding uncharacterized protein LOC135391427 isoform X1, producing MSMVLKTVMNVNPSCDASSSEGFQMPSPYRSQASSVLADKLQNVAALHVCSAASATSSMNTDEMERSSFRMVGMVIMFILVLLVVAICVLVMVRPNEIIGGKVVEDEDNDSDNRSVDEPRGNFIQDGPVQSATEKTAHRNATRTTAITGAHSSVRETHRRSSTRSAASKQPSPTPRCSLARTFPPRKIACIYTFGETAANSYPKDGVCDYAIYVHLHYEDSGFHGIDDLALEGTTLGSFLEKSKNSRKTIFLATLASEMLGRNDRILSPAFVKHFKTLRTASNIRGFGIFHEYHTGHALLSQRHELTNLLNALRSRLKRIRGSTVFLGVRLQRLQKLSEASQYFQALNTVLTKPTLFILITHVSAHHEPVPEPTSAWTAHSFNDPDVTSLEIGLEFLKFFTPSLPNITFFMSFTLAVVQYNGANNAGPPANLGNICKAISYVPYRQGCVDRGFILNEYDSNEMVVFEVNTQEQVDRCYETVRTLSEKIDRVQSQDDRGNIGWALFNAEFEDNTDTGCTRDSRPFPRIRAVRKRLRANMSRSGAPGTSMTCKEKLT
- the LOC135391427 gene encoding uncharacterized protein LOC135391427 isoform X2, whose protein sequence is MSMVLKTVMNGFQMPSPYRSQASSVLADKLQNVAALHVCSAASATSSMNTDEMERSSFRMVGMVIMFILVLLVVAICVLVMVRPNEIIGGKVVEDEDNDSDNRSVDEPRGNFIQDGPVQSATEKTAHRNATRTTAITGAHSSVRETHRRSSTRSAASKQPSPTPRCSLARTFPPRKIACIYTFGETAANSYPKDGVCDYAIYVHLHYEDSGFHGIDDLALEGTTLGSFLEKSKNSRKTIFLATLASEMLGRNDRILSPAFVKHFKTLRTASNIRGFGIFHEYHTGHALLSQRHELTNLLNALRSRLKRIRGSTVFLGVRLQRLQKLSEASQYFQALNTVLTKPTLFILITHVSAHHEPVPEPTSAWTAHSFNDPDVTSLEIGLEFLKFFTPSLPNITFFMSFTLAVVQYNGANNAGPPANLGNICKAISYVPYRQGCVDRGFILNEYDSNEMVVFEVNTQEQVDRCYETVRTLSEKIDRVQSQDDRGNIGWALFNAEFEDNTDTGCTRDSRPFPRIRAVRKRLRANMSRSGAPGTSMTCKEKLT